CATTCCAGAGGGCGCCCTGGCTGATGTACTGCTCCGCCGTTTTCACATCCGGTTTCTCCTTGAACGTCTTCACCTGACTGACCGCATCCTTGTCCGCCGGAATGATATAGCCATATTTTTCACTGGGATAGGTGGGCTCAATGCCCATCAGCGTCAGATTGGCCTCCCCTGCCTGGGCCAGATCGGACAGCTTTTTCAGCGCCTCAAAATAATCCTGTTCCACAAAAGGATCCACCGGGCAGACCACCACAGCCTCCTCTGCAGGCACATGCTTCACATCATGGAGGTACGCCGTTGCCAGCGCGATGGCCGGAAACGTATCCCGGCGGCAGGGCTCCACGCAGACACCCACGTTTTCTCCCAGCTGGTTGTGAATGGCAGACACCTGGGTCCTGGAGGTGGCAATGGTCACCGATGCCCCCTGATCCACGGTGCAGATCTGACGGTACACCCGCTGCACCATGGACTCATATTCTCCGTTTTCCCCTTTGAAAATCTTGATAAACTGTTTGGAGCGGACGTCGTTGGACAGGGGCCACAGCCGCTTGCCCGATCCGCCGGATAACAATACGATATTCATATTCTGTTCCCTTCTCCTGCGCACGATTATCGCTCTGCACGCATGGGATTATGCAGGAAATCCTCGTAGGCCAGACGAATGCCGTCCCGCAACTCGGTCTTGTATTTCCAGCCCAGATTTTCCAGTTTGGACACATCCAGCAGCTTTCTCGGTGTGCCGTCCGGTTTGGAAGGATCCCAGTTGATCTTTCCCTTGTAACCGATCACCTCTGCCGTCAGCTCTGTCAGCTCTTTGATGGTCAGCTCCTTGCCGGTGCCCACATTGACCGTCTCATTTCCGGAATAATGGTTCATCAGAAATACACAGGCATCCGCCAGATCATCCACGTACAGGAACTCCCGCAATGGAGTGCCGGTGCCCCAGCAGGTCACCTCCGGCAGTCCTGCCTCTTTTGCTTCATGGAACCGTCGGATCAGTGCCGGCAGCACATGGCTGTGGGTCGGATGATAATTGTCATTGGGGCCGTACAGATTGGTGGGCATGGCAGAAATGTAATCGGTGCCGTACTGGCGGTTCAGGAACTCACAGTATTTCAGACCGGAAATTTTCGCCAGCGCATATGCCTCATTGGTCTTCTCCAGCTCTGAAGTCAGCAGACAGCTCTCCGGCATGGGCTGGGGTGCCATCCGCGGATAAATGCAGGAAGAACCCAGGAACAGCAATTTCTTGCAGCCGTTCTGCCAGGCGGAATGAATGGTGTTCATCTCCAGGATCATATTTTCATACATAAAATCTGCCAGCGCCTCTGCGTTTGCCACAATGCCGCCCACCTTGGCAGCTGCCAGAAATACATAGTCCGGTTTCTCTTTTTCAAAAAAGGCTTCCACCTCATCCTGACGGCACAGGTTCAGCTCCTTATGGGTGCGCAGCACAAAATTGTGATATCCTTCCCGCTCCAGCGCCCGCACGATGGCAGAGCCAACCATGCCTCTGTGTCCGGCAACATAAATTTTCGCATCTTTTTCCATCATCTTATCTCACAACTCCTTTTTCCAGATATTCCTCCAGATTGCATTTGATGTGCTCTTCCGCACGCTCCACGGCCACTTTCCGCATATCATGCTCGGTCATGAGCCGCACCAGTTCCTCAAAGGAAGTTTTGGTCGGGTTCCATCCCAGCTCGGTTTTTGCCTTGGTGGGATCTCCCCACAGGTTTACCACGTCTGTCGGACGGTAGAAATCCGGAGAAACCTCTACCAGCACCTTGCCGGTCGCCTTGTCGATGCCCTTCTCGTCCATGCCCTCACCGGTAAATTCCAGTTCGATGCCGGCATAATGGAAGGCCAGCTTACAGAATTCCCGCACGGAATGCTGCTCGCCGGTGGCAATGACAAAATCCTCCGGCTTCTCGTTCTGCAGGATCAGCCACATGCATTCCACATAATCTTTGGCATAGCCCCAGTCACGCAGACTGGACAGATTGCCCAGATACAGCTTCTCCTGCTTTCCCTGGGCGATTCTGGCTGCTGCCAGGGTGATCTTTCTTGTGACAAAAGTTTCGCCTCTGCGTTCGGACTCGTGATTGAACAAAATGCCGGAACAGCAGA
Above is a window of Oscillospiraceae bacterium NTUH-002-81 DNA encoding:
- a CDS encoding GDP-L-fucose synthase, encoding MMEKDAKIYVAGHRGMVGSAIVRALEREGYHNFVLRTHKELNLCRQDEVEAFFEKEKPDYVFLAAAKVGGIVANAEALADFMYENMILEMNTIHSAWQNGCKKLLFLGSSCIYPRMAPQPMPESCLLTSELEKTNEAYALAKISGLKYCEFLNRQYGTDYISAMPTNLYGPNDNYHPTHSHVLPALIRRFHEAKEAGLPEVTCWGTGTPLREFLYVDDLADACVFLMNHYSGNETVNVGTGKELTIKELTELTAEVIGYKGKINWDPSKPDGTPRKLLDVSKLENLGWKYKTELRDGIRLAYEDFLHNPMRAER
- the gmd gene encoding GDP-mannose 4,6-dehydratase, whose translation is MKKALITGVTGQDGSYLAELLLEKGYDVHGMIRRSSVDYRERIAHLEGHERFHLHYGDLGDSMSLMAIVGSVRPDEIYNLAAQSHVQVSFDVPEYTADVVATGVLRVLEAVRLCGLTETCRVYQASTSELYGKVEEVPQNEKTPFHPYSPYAVAKQYGYWIVKEYREAYHMFCCSGILFNHESERRGETFVTRKITLAAARIAQGKQEKLYLGNLSSLRDWGYAKDYVECMWLILQNEKPEDFVIATGEQHSVREFCKLAFHYAGIELEFTGEGMDEKGIDKATGKVLVEVSPDFYRPTDVVNLWGDPTKAKTELGWNPTKTSFEELVRLMTEHDMRKVAVERAEEHIKCNLEEYLEKGVVR